From Desulfovibrio porci:
CGAAAACCGTGGTGGGCGAGGGTTCTTCCAGGGCTTTGAGCAGGGCGTTGGCCGCTTCGTCGCGGTTCAGGTTCAAGCCCATGAGCAGCACCACCCGGCGGCCCTGGCCGTGCGGCGCGTCGCGCAGTCGGCTTTTCAGCTCACGCACCCGCTGCATGTTGAAGGAGCGCACCAGACCGGGATTTTCCTCATCCTCGCGGTTGCTGATGCGCCCGTCATAGGCGGCCAGATCCAGATACTCGCCCGAGGCGATCTGGAGGCAGACCGGGCAGGCCAGACAGGGCGCGCCGTCTTCCCGGCTTGCGGCCTGGGGGCAGTTGCAGCGCGCGGCCCAGTAACGGGCCAGATCCAGGCGCTGTTCCTCGCTGCCGCCTTCCAGCAGCAGCACCTGAGGCGGCGCGCCGCCCAACCGGTTCAGCACGGCCTTGAGCCGGTCGAAGGCCGGATCGGCCACGGCGGGAAGCAGGGTTGCGTTCATGGCTGCCGCCTGGCGCGGGTTCAGCGCACGATGGTCTGGCGGCGGTCCGCGCCCACCGAAATCATGGAGACCTTCACACCGGTGAGTTCCTCAATGCGGCGGATGTAGCCCCGCACCGTGTCCGGCAGTTCCTCGAAAGAGGCGCATTCGGAAATGTCGTCCTCAAAGCCGGGCAGTTCTTCGTAAACGGGCGTCACCTTGCCCAGCGCGCCTTCCTCCTGCGGCAGATATTCCAGCCGGTGGCCTTCGTATTCGTAGGCCACGCAGATTTGCAGCGCCGGAAGGTTCTGGAGCACGTCCAGCTTGGTCAGGGCAATGTCCGTGAGGCCGTTGAGGCGCACGGTTTCGCGCAGCACTACGGCGTCCAGCCAGCCGCAGCGGCGGGGACGGCCCGTGGTGGCCCCGAACTCATGGCCCTTGGTGCGCAGATAACTGCCCGTGTCGTCC
This genomic window contains:
- a CDS encoding DNA polymerase III subunit delta', whose amino-acid sequence is MNATLLPAVADPAFDRLKAVLNRLGGAPPQVLLLEGGSEEQRLDLARYWAARCNCPQAASREDGAPCLACPVCLQIASGEYLDLAAYDGRISNREDEENPGLVRSFNMQRVRELKSRLRDAPHGQGRRVVLLMGLNLNRDEAANALLKALEEPSPTTVFVLLAPQREQLLPTLVSRSFCLTLPWPDSRARDAALAPWEELLAAFLRDGQGFLDKVSARGAMDPALAGRLLLACQKSLSRVLADEAESPLDISLAALDARGRAVCCRWLAEAQDMLQYGVTPARVLEALTARLFVLRQDVAGKPSQSH